GCCACTCTTTATTCCTTGAAGCCCAATTCGGAAAGACCTGTACCCGAAACCAGAACCCCGAAGACAAAAAGGAGGAAGATGATGTCCCCAAGACAACCCGCGCCGTTAGATCCGCACCGTGTCGAGGCTTCCGGCGCTTTCGTCGAGGTCTTCTCGCTGGAGCCCTTCCAAAGCGGGGCGCTCGACGGCCTTTGTTTTACGGTCAAGGACAACATCCATATCGGAGGGCACAGGACCTCCTTCGGCAGTCCCGCCTGGCGCGACAGTCACCCCGCGCCCCTCCGCAACGCAATCTGCGTCGATCAGCTCCTCGCCGCCGGAGCGACCTGCGTCGGGAAGGTCGTGGCCGATGAATTCACCTACAGCCTCGACGGCGAAAACCCCTTCTACGGAACGCCGCTCAACGCCAAGGCGCCGGACCGCATACCTGGCGGCTCGTCGAGCGGTTCGGCCTCGTCCGTCGCCTGCGGTCTCGCCGACTTCTCCCTGGGGACCGATTCGGGGGGATCGATTCGCGTTCCCGCAAGCCTTTGCGGCGTATGGGGCATGCGCCCCTCGCTTCACCGGATTTCCGAGGCGGGTGTGCTGCCCTTCATGCCCAGCGTCAGCACCGTCGGCGTCGTGGCCGCCGACTTCGAGATCCTTCGCCGCGTCATGACCCTTTTACTCCGAACCGGCGACGAGACCACGGTCCCGATGGAAAGGATCGTCCTCCTCGACGACGCCTTCGCCGTCGCCGACGGGCCCGTCCGGGAAGCGGCGGAAAGAGCGATCGGCGAGCTGGCGACACGGGCCGGGATCGCCCTCGAGCGGGCCTCTTTTTCCGATATCGTCGGCCG
The DNA window shown above is from Aminithiophilus ramosus and carries:
- a CDS encoding amidase family protein → MSPRQPAPLDPHRVEASGAFVEVFSLEPFQSGALDGLCFTVKDNIHIGGHRTSFGSPAWRDSHPAPLRNAICVDQLLAAGATCVGKVVADEFTYSLDGENPFYGTPLNAKAPDRIPGGSSSGSASSVACGLADFSLGTDSGGSIRVPASLCGVWGMRPSLHRISEAGVLPFMPSVSTVGVVAADFEILRRVMTLLLRTGDETTVPMERIVLLDDAFAVADGPVREAAERAIGELATRAGIALERASFSDIVGREMTLSACNEEALRNLQTMEFENTVGDWIEGHRPELGFAFSMAYGNVKSFDRGQAMASLALCESLFREINRFFRAGTIVCFPTTPTVAPLRDSLDRPQSVWDFYGRTMTTTSFSGTGRLPEIAAPLLSVDGCPVGLSFAAAHYEDAFLLKALGDLLSV